TTGAAAATAACCTGTATGATGTAGCTGATATGAACGATAACCTCACCCGTATGGTACTGAACCCTGATGTAGTGGTTCGTAGCCGTGGTGTGATGGAAAAATGTTCATTCTGTGTGCAGCGTTTGCAGGAAGCTAAACTGGATGCGAAGAAAGCAGGTCACCCAATGAAAGATGGTGCTGCTAAAACTGCCTGCCAGCAAGCTTGCGGTGCTGATGCGATCGTTTTTGGTAACATCAACGATAAGAATAGCGAAATCTACAAGATCCGTAACGAGGAGCAAACAGAAAGAATGTACTATGTGTTGGAAGAAACACACGTACTGCCTTCTATCAGCTACCTGGCTAAGATCAGAAATAAAGATGCCGCTCCTAAAGCAGAATCTGCACATAAGGAAGAAGCGCATCACGCTTAATATCTTTTAACAGGTCATCGTTAAGAGAAAAGACAGAGTAAGAAGTCACAGAATCTGAGATCATAACAAAAGACAAGGGCTAGTAGCTAGAAGCTAGCAGCTAAAGCTTATAGAATATGAATTTAAAATACGAATCCACACTGAGAGAACCTTTGGTAGACGGGGTTAAGGATTATCACCAGGTAACGGAAGATATCATCAGTCCCATTGAAGGGAAGCCTGGGAAATTGTGGTATGTAGGCTTTTTTATTTCACTGACACTGTTGGGCTTTGGTGCATTCTCAGTGTTTTGGCAGATCTATTTCGGTGTTGGTGTGTGGAACCTGAATAAAACTGTGGGTTGGGGTTGGGATATTACCAACTTCGTATGGTGGGTAGGTATTGGTCACGCCGGTACACTGATCTCCGCTATCCTCCTCTTGTTCCGCCAGGGTTGGCGTACAGGGGTGAACCGTGCGGCAGAAGCCATGACCATCTTTGCGGTAATGTGCGCAGGCCAGTTCCCGATTATTCACATGGGTCGTGTATGGATGGCGTTCTTTATCCTGCCTTATCCTAATACCCGTGGTTCAGTATGGGTAAACTTTAACTCCCCGCTCCTTTGGGACGTATTTGCGATCTCTACTTACTTTACCGTTTCCCTGTTGTTCTGGTACTCTGGTCTGTTACCGGATTTCGCTACCGTTCGTGACAGGGCTAAAACTAAATTACGCAAGTTATTATACGGTGTGGCCTCTTTTGGCTGGACAGGTTCTACCAAACACTGGCAACGTCATGAGTCGCTGTCATTAGTACTGGCAGGTCTGGCTACACCACTGGTACTGTCTGTACACACGATTGTATCTTTTGACTTTGCCACTTCCGTAATTCCCGGTTGGCATACCACCATCTTCCCTCCTTACTTTGTGGCGGGTGCGATCTTCTCGGGATTTGCGATGGTACAAACACTGCTGATCATCACACGTAAAATATTACACCTGGAAGAATATATTACCCTGGGCCATATGGAGGCCATGAACAAGGTAATTGTACTGACGGGTTCTATTGTAGGTTGTGCTTACCTGACTGAGTTATTCATGGCATGGTATGGCGCTAACCCTTACGAATTTGATTCCTTCTTTAAATATCGTGCTGCCGGTCCGTTGGGTTGGTCTTACTATATCATGATGACGTGTAACGTTGTTACACCGCAGGTATTCTGGTTCCGCAAAATGAGAAGAAGCGTAACCGTGACTTTCATCATGTCTATTATTGTGAACATCGGTATGTGGTTTGAACGTTTTGTAATCATCTGTACTTCCCTGTACCGCGATTACCTGCCATCCAGCTGGGCATACTATCGTCCGTCCTGGCCTGAAGTAGGTTTCTACATGGGTACATTCGGTTTGTTCTTCACCTGCTATTTCCTGTTTGCCAAATACTTCCCGGTAATTGCGCTGGCAGAAATCAAGGCAATCCTGAAAACTTCCGGAGAAAACTTTAAAGAGAAAATGGAAGTATACGAAGAAGAGACACCGGAGAAGTTTGCTCATGATGCAGCACATGCACACTAAAAGATGAATAGACAGAATTAATTACTTGGAATTTGAATTTTTAAATATATGGCTGTTAAAAATTTTGTTGTAGGCTTGTTTGACGATGAGGCAGTGTTGTTTCCAGCGGTAAAAAAAGTACGTACCGCCGGCTACAAGTTGCACGATGTATACACTCCTTTTCCTGTTCACGGCCTTGATCATGCAATGGGTTTAAGAGAAACCAGCCTTCATACAGCAGGTTTCATATACGGCATCACAGGTACCACTACGGCATTAGGTTTCATGAGTTGGGTATTTAATGTAGACTGGCCGCTGAATATTGGTGGTAAACCACATTTCCCGTTACCGGCATTTATTCCGATCACCTTTGAGCTGACGGTATTATTTTCAGCAGTGGGTATGGTATATACTTTCTGCTGGCTTTGCCAGATCATGCCAGGCGTGAAAAAACACATTTTTCACCCCAGACAGACAGATGACAAGTTTGTAATGGTTATTGAACTGACAGAAAAAACCAATGCCGAGGAAGTGAAGAGTTTCCTTGCTGCTGCAGGTGCACATGAGATCAATGAGCAGCGGGCTGAAGCAGGATGGTGGTTCGGAAGGTTTGATAAGGATGATGAGCCTTATCTCCGTCAGGTCCAGACCACAAACGCTTAATTACAATAACAGCTAAAATATACAGTTGCGACATTAGGATTTGAGCAAGCAAGAACTAATGAAAGCTAGATAAATAATTTCTGATGAAAAGGACTTCCAACATATTGATTGTAGCCGCATTGGCAACTGGAGCTTTCCTGGCAGCCTGTAATAAGGGGGAGCACAACAGAAAGCCCGGCAGGATTTATATGCCCGACATGTATCAATCCCGTGCGTATGAATTTTACAGTGCTCGTTTGTCAGGCCTTAAGCCAGTGGAAGGAACAGTAAAAAGAGGTGAACTATTGCCATACCATCTGAAAGAATCAGATACGGCGCTGGCGAATCTGGTGAAGAATCCGTTGGCTATTACACCGGCAGATCTGAAAGAAGGAGAGCGTATTTTCAATATTTACTGCGGCATTTGCCACGGTACTGCGCTGGATGGCAACGGACCTCTTTATAAAGGTGGCGACGGCCCTTACCCCGCAGCCCCTGCCAACCTGGTTGCCGGTGCAAAATCCGGTTACACAGAAGGCCGCCTGTTTCACGTAATGACTTATGGCTATAACATGATGGGTAGCTACGCCAGTCAGCTCGACAGAGCACAACGCTGGCAGATTGCTGCTTATATAAAGAGCAAACAGCCTGGTGCAGTAGCCCAGCCTTCTGCTGAAACGGCTCCTGCTAAAGATAGCGCGGCAGCTAAATAAGAGAGTTAAAACTGAATTTCAATCAAGTATTTTAATATACAGTAATGAAAGACCAATTTGTAGTACCGGCAAGATTAAAAAGGACCAGCTTCGTGTTAATGGGCGTGGGCTTGCTGACTTTATTGATCGGATTAATTGCGTTTCGAGGTGAGAACGCGGCACGGTTCTGGGCCGGTCTGTTGCAAAACAGCAGCTACTTTTTGCTGATTACATTGGCCAGTACCTTCTTTATAGCAGCTACTACCCTGGCGCATGGTGGTTGGCAAATTGCCTTCCGTCGTATTCCTGAAGCTATTTCAATGGCAGTACCTGCATTGTCTGCCATCTTGTTTGTAATTGTAATGATCCTGGTGTTTGGCGGGAAAGATGAAGTTTACCACTGGGTAAATGCACACCACGTTGCGGAAGATAAGATCCTTTCCTGGAAAGCTCCTTTCCTGAGTAAAAGCTTCTTCACAACTGCTACCGTTATCACCCTGGCATTGTGGATCTGGTTTACGCTGAAACTGCGTAAAATGTCCATCGAAGAAGATGGATGGGATCTGCGTCCTGAAACCGGCCGCAAACTGCTCTGGAGAAATACCGTTATTTGTGGCGGCTTCCTGGTAATATATACTCTGAGCGTAGGCTCTACCACTCCATGGATGTGGTTGATGAGCCTCGATGCACACTGGTTCTCTACCATGTACAGCTGGTATACTTTCGCAAGCACCTGGGTTGCCGGTCTGGCACTGATATCACTGTTCGTTGTTTACCTGAAAAAACAAGGGTACCTTTCTTTTGTAAATGAAGAACACCTGCACGATCTGGGTAAATTCATGTTTGCTTTCAGCATCTTCTGGACTTACCTGTGGTTCTCCCAGTACATGCTGATCTGGTATGCCAACATGCCGGAAGAAACAGAATATTTCCAGCCACGTGTATGGGGCGAATGGAGACCGATTTTCTTCCTGAACCTGCTGATCAACTTTGTTGCTCCGTTGTTGTTCCTGATGAAAAGAGATACTAAACGTAATTATACTGCCATTGTATTCATCGCTATTGTGATCATTTTCGGTCACTGGCTGGATTTCTGGCAGATGGTTTATCCGGCTACCGTAAAATCCCTGGTATTCCCTTGGTATGAATTCGGTCTCGGACTGGGTTTCGTAGGACTGATCATTTTCCTGGTTGCCAACCAGCTTACTAAAGCTTCTCTGGTTCCGAAAAATCATCCATATCTGAAAGAAAGTATCGTTCACCACACCTAAGCGTGTGACGGAGATTAGGCAATAGAAAAGCATTAGATAACTTAATTATTTCATATAGCAATGTCAGGATTATTAGCAGTCTTAGTTGTTGTTCTCATATTCATAGTCATCTTCCAGATTTCGAAGGCGAGCGAATATGTGTCCATATTGAAGGGAGAAAAGAAAGCGCGCCAGCAAAGTAACCGTATAAATGGTTATCTGCTGATAGCATTCCTGGTGCTGGGGCTTATTGGCGTTTACTACTGTAATGATTTGCTGAAAGGCAAAATCCTGGGTGAGTCTGCATCCGTGCAGGGGGAAGGGGTAGATACCCTTATCTACGTAACACTGGCTATCACCGGTATCGTATTCGTAGTTACACAGATCCTTTTATTCTGGTTCGCATTTAAATACCAGGAAAAAGAAGGGCAGCAAGCATTTTACTTCCCGCATAATAATAAACTGGAAGTGATCTGGACCGTTATCCCGGCCATCGCGCTCACCGTATTGGTGGCCTTTGGTTTGAAACACTGGTTCCAGTTAACTTCTGATGCTCCCAAAGATGCAGCAATAGTGGAAATTACCGGTAAACAATTTAACTGGCTTATCCGCTACCCCGGTAAAGATGGTCAGCTGGGCCGCCGCGATTTCAAGAAAATCGACGAAGCAGCCAGCAACCCACTGGGTATGGACTGGGACGATCAACTGGGTAAAGACGACTTCATGGCAACAGAAGTCCACCTGGTAGTAAACAAACCGGTAAAATTTGTAATTGGTTCACGCGATGTTATCCATGACGTAGGTTTACCTCACTTCCGTATGAAAATGGATGCGGTTCCGGGTATCCCAACTACCCTGTGGTTTACACCTAAGTATACGACCAAGGAAATGAGGGAAAAAACCGGCAACCCTGATTTTACCTATGAAATTGCCTGCGATCAGATGTGTGGTGTTGGTCACTACTCCATGAGAGGAGTGATTGTGGTGGAAACTCAGGAGGAATATGACGCCTGGGTGATAAAACAGCCATTACAGTATGCACTGGCTCATCCCGCTGCTGCACCGGCTTCGCCTGATGCACCTAAAGCAGATAGCACGCAAAAAACTGTGGCTGCCAATACCAAGTAAGCCGTAATTTTGTGTAGAAGATTTTTTTGACGCAGTAATTAAAAAACTAAAATAAAAACTGACAAACGATAATACTTCCCGGGAGTTAGTTTATTAATAAATCGAACAGATTATGAGTAACGAAGCAACATTGCACAGTCAACAGGAGGTAATGCACGGCGCGCATGAGCATCATGATCATGAGCACCATCATGAAGACAGTTTCATTTCGAAGTATGTGTTCAGCATGGACCACAAAATGATCGCCAAACAATTCCTGATCACGGGTATTATCTGGGCTATCATTGGTGCCTTCTTTTCTGTATTGTTCCGTTTGCAACTGGGCTTTCCCGATGCTACTTTCCCCTGGCTGGAAAGCATACTGGGTCACTGGGCCAAAGGTGGCCGTATAACTCCCGAAGCCTACTATGCATTAGTAACAATGCACGGCACAATTCTCGTATTCTTTGTATTAACAGCCGGATTAAGCGGCACCTTCTCGAATCTCCTGATTCCTTTGCAGGTAGGTGCACGTGATATGGCTTCTCCTTTCATGAACTGTCTGAGCTACTGGTTCTTCTTCACGGCCAGCCTGGTAATGATGGCTTCCCTGTTTGTACAAACGGGTCCTGCTTCCGGAGGGTGGACAATGTATCCGCCACTGAGTGCATTGGGAGATGCTGCTATCGGTTCTAAAATAGGGGTGGATTTGTGGTTAACCAGTATGGCGCTGTTTGTTGTTTCTCAGCTGCTGGGTGGTTTGAACTACATCTCTACACTGCTGAATATGCGTACCAAAGGGATGAGCATGACCAAAATGCCATTAACAATCTGGTCATTCTTCTTTACTGCCGTATTAGGCGTATTGTCTTTCCCTGTTCTGCTGTCAGGTTTCATCCTGCTGCTGATGGATCGTCACGCTGGCACCAGCTTCTACCTGTCTGATATCTTTATCGCTGGTAAAGCACTGGCAAACGAAGGCGGTAGTGCTATCCTCTATCAACATTTATTCTGGTTCCTGGGTCACCCTGAGGTATATATTATCATTCTCCCTGCCATGGGTATGGTGTCTGAAGTACTGGCGGTTAGCGCACGCAAACCAATCTTCGGTTACCTCGCCATGATCGGTTCCCTGTTCGCCATTTGTATCCTGGCCTTCCTGGTTTGGGCGCACCATATGTTCGTAACAGGACTGAATCCGTTCCTCGGTGCATTCTTCGTACTCTTAACATTATTGATCGCAGTACCGTCCGCCATCAAGGTATTTAACTGGATCACCACCATATGGAAAGGAAATATCCGCTTTACACCGGCTTCCCTGTTCTCTATCGGTTTTGTGAGCACTTTTATCTCCGGTGGTTTAACAGGTATCTGGTTAGGTAACTCTTCTATCGATATTCACCTGCATGATACCATGTTTGTGATCGCCCACTTCCACATTGTAATGGGTGTATCTGCTTTCTTTGGTATGTTTGCCGGTATCTACCACTGGTTCCCTAAACTGTATGGCCGTTTCATGAATAACACCATCGGGTATATCCACTTCTGGATTACCATGATTGGTTCTTACCTGATCTTCTGGCCTATGCACTACGAAGGCATGGCGGGTATGCCAAGAAGGTATTATGATGTATCCGGATGGTCATCATTCAACCAATTCCATGGATTGAACGAATTTATCAGTATCGTGGTAATCCTGGTATTTGCTGTACAGCTGTTGTTCGTTTTCAACTTCTTCTACAGTATCTTCAAAGGAAGAAAAATGACGGAACTGAACCCATGGAAAGCTACTTCACTGGAATGGACTACACCTATTCACGCCGGTCACGGTAATTGGCCTGGCGAAATTCCGGAAGTATACCGTTGGGCTTATGATTACAGTAAGGATGGAAGGGATTTCATTCCACAAACTGAGCCTATAGGACCGAATGAATCAGAACACTAAAATATATTCAGGATGCCGGAAGAGCGGTTTAACATAACCTTTCTTCCGGAATCCGGTTCACTGTGAGTTTGTAAATTTGTTCCGGATTAAAACCCGGAATGTGGATAGAAAAAACATGTTGCAAGAAAACTCCATAAAGTTGTCGTCATCGTATGCAGTAGCGAGTAAGGTGAAAGATTACTCTCAGTTAATGAAGTTTAATCTCACCTTCATGGTGGTGTTTTCATCTGTGGTAGGATATCTGCTGGTGCCTGGTGTGGAGTTTAATCTCGTTAAAGTTCTTTTATTATTTGCCGGTGGGTTGCTGGTTTCCGGATCAGCGAATACCATCAACCAGATATGGGAAAAAAATACGGACAAGTTAATGGCACGCACAGCTCCGCGTCCTTTACCTTCCGGTCGGATGACTGAAGGAGAAGCGATCGGAATAGCGGTGATAACCGGTTTGGCAGGTACATTTATCATGGCCTATTGCTTTAACTGGCTGAGTGCTGTACTAAGTCTGGCTTCTTTGATCATATATGGTTTTGTATATACACCATGGAAGAAATGGAATTCACTGGCTGTGTTAGTGGGTGCTATTCCGGGTGCTTTACCGCCGTTAATCGGTTGGGCGGCAGGCTCCAATAGCATTAGTGAAGATGGCTGGTCTTTATTTGCTATCCAGTTTCTGTGGCAGTTCCCGCATTTCTGGGCTATTGCCTGGATTGCGCATAAAGATTATACCAGAGCGGGTTTCAAGCTATTACCTGCAAACGGTGAACCCAACAGGTTTACTGCTTTACAGGCTGCCACGTATGCATTATTGCTGATACCGGCAGGCGTAGCACCTTACCTGTTAAAGATCACAGGTGGTATTTCTGCCATCGTGGCTATCCTTGCAGGGCTGTTTTTTCTGTACCGGGCTATTAACCTGTACAGAAAGAATGATGTTCCTGCGGCGCGTAAACTGATGTTCGGTTCTTATATTTATCTGACCGTTATTCAGCTGGCACAGCTGCTTGACAAGGTTTAAAAAAGAAGGAGTGATGCATACAATGAGCATACAACGTAAAAAAATACATCCGCATAAATATTCCCTATGGATAGCAATGGGTAGCATTACCATGATGTTCATCGGGTTTACCAGTGCGTACGTTGTGAAGAGATCACAGGCAAACTGGCTGGCATTTGAATTGCCGCATATTTTCTGGTTATCTACTGCCGTAATTTTACTGAGTAGTTTAACCATTCACCTGGCTTTAAAGCAATTTAAAGAAAGGAATATGCAGCGTTACAAGCAGCTGATCACTATCACAGCAATACTGGGCGTAGCATTTGCCGTGTGTCAATGGATTGGTTTCATGCAGTTGAAATCTGTGGGGCTACCCCTGAACGGGCCGGTTTCGGCTTCATTTATTTATGTAATCGTAGGCGTACACATGTTGCACGTATTGGGTGGTGTAGTTGCACTACTCGTTATGTTTGGCAGGGCCTACAGAACCCGTGTACGCACCTATAGCGCAGTGCCCATTGAAGTGGCAGCCACTTACTGGCATTTCGTGGACATACTGTGGATTTACCTGTTAATTTTTTTAAGTATCGCCAGATAAACTTTGTAAAATTTTATAAAACTAACAATGGATACAGCAGTTACAGCGAAGAAAAAATGGTGGGCCGGAGGATATTCTCCCTTTAATGTGAGCTATGGCAAGTTGATGATGTGGTACTTCCTGATGTCAGATGCGTTCACTTTCGGCGCCTTGTTGATATCATATGGTACCATCCGGTTTTCCAGCACCTCCTGGCCTGATCCCAATGAAGTGTTCAAATCATTTCCCGGCATGGGCCATGCCAATATGCCGCTGGTATTTGTGAGCTTAATGACCTTCATTCTCATCATGAGTTCTGTAACCATGGTACTGGCTGTACATGCCGGTCACATGAGAGATAAGAAAACCGTCGCCAAATGGCTTATCTGGACAATCATAGGCGGTTTCGCCTTCCTGAGCTGTCAGGCATGGGAATGGACACACTTGTACCATGAAGGTGCCTGGTGGGGTCGTAACCCTTTCCCAAACATCGATGGCACAGTTGCTTCCACTAACTTTACCAACTTCTTCTTTACCATTACCGGTTTCCACGGCTTGCACGTAACTTCCGGTGTGATACTGAATATCGTTATCCTCGCCAACGTACTGAAAGGTACTTATGAAAACAGAGGCCACTACGAGATGGTGGAAAAAGTAGGTCTGTACTGGCACTTTGTAGATCTGGTATGGGTATTCGTGTTCACTTGCTTCTACCTGCTCTAAGTCGTACAGGTAAGTAAATGAATACATGGTTTGTTATTGATGATTTGAATCTGATTTTAGAATTTATTTAATTTAAATAGTAATGGAGCATACTCATACTGCAGAAGGGCATGAAAATGCACACGGTGGGTCTACCAAAGCGATCTGGAGAACATTCTGGATTCTGCTGTTTATCACGATGATAGAAGTAGGTTTGGCATTTTTGCACCTGGAAACAGGTTTCCCAAGCAGAGTACTGTTAAACGCCGTATTTGTGGGTCTTACAGTATTGAAGGCATTTTATATCGTGGCTGAATTTATGCACCTCGGCTCTGAGATAAAAAACCTGATCTATACAATAATGTTACCTTTACTGCTGTTTGTATGGTTCATCATCGCTTTTCTCTATGAAGGTAATTCATGGAAAAATATGATCAAGGACCTCAAACCAGGTACACCTATTGAAGCAACAAAGGCACCTGTTAAAGAAGCAGCACACGGACATTACTAGTTTTTACAGCTAAAATTATAAGTATCATTTCTAGCAGGGCTATTTTAGGAGTTTCGTTGGCAATATTGGTGCCCTTGATCGGTTATCTCATTGTAGATCACTACGGAAGAAATGTAATACCGATACCCGGTTATTTTATTCCCGAGAGAGTTGATACCCTTGTAAAAGATGGGAAGACTACTTATGATACCGTTTTTCATAAGATCAGCGACTTTGAAATGACCAATCAGTTAGGTCAGAAAGTAAGCCTGAGCAACCTGGAAGGAAAAGTATTACTTGTTGATTTCTTTTTTACTTCCTGTCCTTCTATCTGTCCTACTTTGACAAAAAACCTGAGAAAGGTCCAGAGCGCCTACGTAAAGAACGATACTTTACTGCAAATCCTCTCCTTTTCAGTAGACCCCGTAAGGGATTCGGTAGACAAACTACGTAAATACGGGTATGAATACCAGGTGAATCCTGATAACTGGTGGTTGCTGACCGGTGATAAGAAAAAGATCTATGATCTTGCCCGGAATGACTTTTTTGTTTCAGTAACAGAAGGTGACGGCGGCCCGGATGATTTTATTCATACGGAGAAGCTGGTACTGATTGATAAAGACAGGAACATCAGGGGATATTATAACGGACTCGATTCCAATGCCGTAAAACGTTGTGCAGCAGATATTGCTACCCTGCACCTCGAAAAAGGCAGACACCGTCCCGGATTTATGCAATTCCTGAAAAAAATATTTTCCGGAGCAGAGTGATAAAACAATATTTTGTGAAAGGTGGATAAAGAAAGGTTCTTCACCTTTCCTTGTCCACCTTTCACATTTTTTATGATATATGCAGCTAAAAGATAAAAATCTCAATACACCAATTGCCATCGTCTCGGTTGTTATTCCGGTGCTGGTGGCGGCATTGTTCTTTTTACCGAAGCCGGATATGCATCCTGGCTTTGATGTGAAGATCCTGCCCTTCTTTCATGCCATCCTCAACTCTACTACAGCGGTGTTGCTGCTGGCCAGCCTGTATTTTATAAAGAACGGCCGGGTAACGGCGCATAAAAGAACCAACCTGGTTGCGGTAAGTTTATCTGCCATCTTCCTGTTGTCGTATGTTACTTACCATTCGCTGGCGCCTGAAACCCGCTTTGGCGACGTAGATCATAACGGCGTGGTGGATGCAGCTGAAATAGCCATGCTGGGAGGAATCCGTTACCTCTATTATTTCCTGCTGCTTACACACATCGTGTTGGCCGCGGTGATAGTGCCACTGGTGCTTTTTACTTTGCTGCGCGGCTTTCAGAACGATATTCCCCGCCACCGTAAAATAGCGCGTATCACCTGGCCTATCTGGTTTTATGTATCGATTACCGGTGTGATCGTGTATATCATGATTTCTCCTTACTACCATTGATATAATTAAGGAAGATTTTTAGGGGAGATGCCCTAATTTTGTTGAATCAAAATATGTTGACATGAAGAAGTTGTGTTTGCTATTGCTTACAGGTGTATTGACGATGATGAGTACTTCGCTGATGGCACAGTGTTCTCTCTGTACCAAAACGGCGCAACAGTTGGGAGAAGGCCCTGCTAAAGGATTGAACAACGGTATCCTGATGCTGGCATTAACACCCCTTGCCATTATTGGTTTCCTCGCTTTCCGCTGGTGGAGAAGCAACAAGGAAGCCTGAATATAGCAGGATGGCTATACTGCATGCATGGTGAACCGGTAGTAAATAGCCTTTCATTTTTCTACACCCCGAGCAACTATGATTACCTACAGAAAAGCAGATATAAGGGATATCTCGCAGGTAACCCATTTGCGGTTACAGTTTCTGAAAGAAGTATACCCTAAAGCTGATCTTTCCCAGGACAGTGTGCTGATTGATCAGTTAACAGCGTATATGTCAGAACATCTTCCCAAAGGCGATTTTGTGAACTGGTTTGCCGAACACACAGGCAAGGCAGTGGCCAGCGCCGGTATTGTTTTTTATAATCAGCCGCCATTGTACCACAACATGGAGGGAAAGGTGGCTTACATCCTCAATGTATATACACTCCCCCACTACCGCCGGAAAGGGATAGCAAAGGTTTTGCTGGATAAAATTATGGAAGAAGCCCGGCAGCGCAATGTGGGCAAAGTTAGTTTGCATACAAGCGCCGACGGACGTGCATTATACGAACAGCTGGGCTTTCTGGCCAGTGATAGTGAAATGACCTTCCAGCTGCCCCGTATACAGTGAGTGATAATGTTATTCCTCTTCTTCTCTCAGTTCAAATACCGGGCAATCTACCCGTAGATCGGCCTGTTTCATAGGTAATTTGAACAGGGTGCAATAATGTCCTTTTTTCACGGTATAGTGTTGACAATTAAAGCACATGTGCTGTGTGGTGATGACCGCCTGCTGATTGAGCTGATAGATCAGCTGCATCAGCTGTTCCAATAGCGCCGCCTGTTCTTTGGCCGGCGCCATTTCCACTGTTTCCAGCAAAGGAAGGGCAAAGTGCTCCACCTTTTTGGCGACAGTGCGGCCTTCCTTTAAAAGTTGTAGGAAGTGACTGCGTGTGTCTTTGGTGCTTGGCTTTCTGACCAGGTACTGCTTCTGTTCAAGGGATTTAACGGCATCACTGATCGTAGCCTTCGTCATATTAAAATGTGACGCTAACGAGGTGACGGTCCGTTTTTCCTCCGGGTAATGAAGCAAAAAGGTAAGTACCTGGATCTGTATGGGACTCAAACCATACTGTGTAGCCTCCTGCCATAAGAGTACACGGAAGGCCTCCGAGAGGCGCTCTAGTGCTACAACTACTTTGCTCGATGTATGTTCTGCCTGCTGAGCGGGGCTGAATGTGGAAACTTTCCCCATATTTTTATGCTATCCTTAAAAGTTAGCCAGGCAAGGTACAATATAAAAGCATCGCTGTAAATAACATCTTAGTGACATACTTTGTAAAATGGCAACTTATCATGGTGGCCAAAAACGTCTTTCAGTAGCGCCTTTTCGGTGAATGGTTACCTATTAAAATTAGACAGATTGCTCCGGCGGATAAGTCCACAAAAGCAAGCTAAAGCTAACCGCTTTGTACCACGCCTGATGCATGCGTGCTGTTTCTGTAGTAGTATAACCGGCAGTATTCAGAAAATACCTGCCTGCCTCACTGATCGGAAAAATG
The Chitinophaga sp. MM2321 DNA segment above includes these coding regions:
- a CDS encoding cytochrome c, which produces MKRTSNILIVAALATGAFLAACNKGEHNRKPGRIYMPDMYQSRAYEFYSARLSGLKPVEGTVKRGELLPYHLKESDTALANLVKNPLAITPADLKEGERIFNIYCGICHGTALDGNGPLYKGGDGPYPAAPANLVAGAKSGYTEGRLFHVMTYGYNMMGSYASQLDRAQRWQIAAYIKSKQPGAVAQPSAETAPAKDSAAAK
- a CDS encoding quinol:cytochrome C oxidoreductase; this encodes MKDQFVVPARLKRTSFVLMGVGLLTLLIGLIAFRGENAARFWAGLLQNSSYFLLITLASTFFIAATTLAHGGWQIAFRRIPEAISMAVPALSAILFVIVMILVFGGKDEVYHWVNAHHVAEDKILSWKAPFLSKSFFTTATVITLALWIWFTLKLRKMSIEEDGWDLRPETGRKLLWRNTVICGGFLVIYTLSVGSTTPWMWLMSLDAHWFSTMYSWYTFASTWVAGLALISLFVVYLKKQGYLSFVNEEHLHDLGKFMFAFSIFWTYLWFSQYMLIWYANMPEETEYFQPRVWGEWRPIFFLNLLINFVAPLLFLMKRDTKRNYTAIVFIAIVIIFGHWLDFWQMVYPATVKSLVFPWYEFGLGLGFVGLIIFLVANQLTKASLVPKNHPYLKESIVHHT
- the nrfD gene encoding NrfD/PsrC family molybdoenzyme membrane anchor subunit, translating into MNLKYESTLREPLVDGVKDYHQVTEDIISPIEGKPGKLWYVGFFISLTLLGFGAFSVFWQIYFGVGVWNLNKTVGWGWDITNFVWWVGIGHAGTLISAILLLFRQGWRTGVNRAAEAMTIFAVMCAGQFPIIHMGRVWMAFFILPYPNTRGSVWVNFNSPLLWDVFAISTYFTVSLLFWYSGLLPDFATVRDRAKTKLRKLLYGVASFGWTGSTKHWQRHESLSLVLAGLATPLVLSVHTIVSFDFATSVIPGWHTTIFPPYFVAGAIFSGFAMVQTLLIITRKILHLEEYITLGHMEAMNKVIVLTGSIVGCAYLTELFMAWYGANPYEFDSFFKYRAAGPLGWSYYIMMTCNVVTPQVFWFRKMRRSVTVTFIMSIIVNIGMWFERFVIICTSLYRDYLPSSWAYYRPSWPEVGFYMGTFGLFFTCYFLFAKYFPVIALAEIKAILKTSGENFKEKMEVYEEETPEKFAHDAAHAH
- a CDS encoding cytochrome c oxidase subunit II codes for the protein MSGLLAVLVVVLIFIVIFQISKASEYVSILKGEKKARQQSNRINGYLLIAFLVLGLIGVYYCNDLLKGKILGESASVQGEGVDTLIYVTLAITGIVFVVTQILLFWFAFKYQEKEGQQAFYFPHNNKLEVIWTVIPAIALTVLVAFGLKHWFQLTSDAPKDAAIVEITGKQFNWLIRYPGKDGQLGRRDFKKIDEAASNPLGMDWDDQLGKDDFMATEVHLVVNKPVKFVIGSRDVIHDVGLPHFRMKMDAVPGIPTTLWFTPKYTTKEMREKTGNPDFTYEIACDQMCGVGHYSMRGVIVVETQEEYDAWVIKQPLQYALAHPAAAPASPDAPKADSTQKTVAANTK
- a CDS encoding DUF3341 domain-containing protein, which translates into the protein MAVKNFVVGLFDDEAVLFPAVKKVRTAGYKLHDVYTPFPVHGLDHAMGLRETSLHTAGFIYGITGTTTALGFMSWVFNVDWPLNIGGKPHFPLPAFIPITFELTVLFSAVGMVYTFCWLCQIMPGVKKHIFHPRQTDDKFVMVIELTEKTNAEEVKSFLAAAGAHEINEQRAEAGWWFGRFDKDDEPYLRQVQTTNA
- a CDS encoding cbb3-type cytochrome c oxidase subunit I is translated as MSNEATLHSQQEVMHGAHEHHDHEHHHEDSFISKYVFSMDHKMIAKQFLITGIIWAIIGAFFSVLFRLQLGFPDATFPWLESILGHWAKGGRITPEAYYALVTMHGTILVFFVLTAGLSGTFSNLLIPLQVGARDMASPFMNCLSYWFFFTASLVMMASLFVQTGPASGGWTMYPPLSALGDAAIGSKIGVDLWLTSMALFVVSQLLGGLNYISTLLNMRTKGMSMTKMPLTIWSFFFTAVLGVLSFPVLLSGFILLLMDRHAGTSFYLSDIFIAGKALANEGGSAILYQHLFWFLGHPEVYIIILPAMGMVSEVLAVSARKPIFGYLAMIGSLFAICILAFLVWAHHMFVTGLNPFLGAFFVLLTLLIAVPSAIKVFNWITTIWKGNIRFTPASLFSIGFVSTFISGGLTGIWLGNSSIDIHLHDTMFVIAHFHIVMGVSAFFGMFAGIYHWFPKLYGRFMNNTIGYIHFWITMIGSYLIFWPMHYEGMAGMPRRYYDVSGWSSFNQFHGLNEFISIVVILVFAVQLLFVFNFFYSIFKGRKMTELNPWKATSLEWTTPIHAGHGNWPGEIPEVYRWAYDYSKDGRDFIPQTEPIGPNESEH